ACTCTTCTGCCAGCTGCACCCACAATAAAACCGTCATGTAAAAACTTAGCAACCAGCATTTTCCCAACGCCAGAAGTGGCGCCCATGATTACAACTCTCTTTTTCATAATCTTAGAATTAAATTCTATACCTTTGTCATATAAATCAAAGCAGAACAAAGTAAAGCAAAATCTATGAAAAAAATACTATTTGCTATTGCTCTGGCAATACTCTCATTATCAGCTGCCGGCATATCACAAAAAGCACAAGCGCAAGAACCGTTCATTCCTACTAAAGCGGGAACTATCGTGATAACAGCAGAAAAAAACGCTGCTGGCAAACTTAGCGGCTACACCAAAACAACCATCGTAAGTTCCAAGATGACAGATAAATCCAACGGAACGCTTATAATGAGGATAGAGATGTTAGATGAAAATAAAAAGCTCCAGGATATGGGGGACATGTCATGCACCGCAACTATAAAAAATGGAGACCTTTACATTTCTGCCCCAAAAATTGCTGTTCATGCAACCTTCAAAGACAAGAAGACAGGAAAGAGCACTGACGTAGATACATCATTTATCGGGACGGGTGAACCACAATTCTTCCCCGTTAATCCAAAGGTTGGAGAGACTCTTCCTAACTACAGCTTTGCAGTAAAGATTAAGTTCCTTAAGCTGACAGCATTAGCATTAAACAGAAAGGTGACTGCAATTGAGAAACTTACAATAAACAGTGTTACCTATGACTGCTGCAAAATAGAGCAAACGGAAAAGGCTAAAGCCATGATGTTTGGAGAAACAGAACGCACGGTCAACTGGTATGCGCGCGGCATAGGCCCCGTTAAAAGCATCACGTATGACAAACACGGCAAACTGGATAATACAGAGGAACTTGTGTACGTAAAATAACATAAAAAAGGCCACATTTCTGCGGCCTTTTTTTTATAACATCGGCATACTCTTACTTCTTCCAAAGGCCGTGCAGATTGCAATACTCAAATGCTGCAACAACCTCATCACCTTCACATAACGTAAAGCAAGCACAAGGTTTCTCACCCGGCTTTAACTCTTTGCGCTGGTTGCCCTGCTTTGTCTGAAGGCAAATCCACTGAATGTAATGCTCCGGAGTCATTGGATGCTCAACGCTTCCAACTGTAACAGTAACATTATTTCCGGAAACCTCAACAACAGGAACATGCTTTTCCTGAGCTGCATCCGTAGTATTAGGGACAAGTTCCTGCATTGGTTCTCCGCAGCAAACAACTTTAACTCCGCTGCTGTGTACATAGGCAATTATATTGCCGCAATGTCTGCATCTAAAAAATTTTACATCCATGATAATTCAGTTTTAAATTTATACTCAAATATAATTAAATTTGAGACATAAAATCATAAAACGATGAAAGCACTACTAATTAACGGCAGCCCTCACAACAACGGCAACACCGCATTTGCATTAACAGAAATAGGAAACGAGTTAAATAAGAATGGTATTGATTATGAGATAATTGGCATAGGCAACAAGCCAGTCATGGGATGCATTGCCTGCAACAAATGCGCGGAGAAAGGAGATTGTGTTTTCCAAGATGAAGCTTTTAAGAAAATTCGCGCCGCTGCAATAGAGGCAGATGCAATTGTCATTGGCTCACCGGTTTACTATGCCGGCCCCAACGGAGCTCTTTGCGCAATTCTGGACCGCCTGTTCTATTCCAGTTCAGATTTGCTCATGTACAAGCCTGGAGCAGCAGTTGCCGTATGCCGCAGGAGTGGTGATACTGCTACTCTCGACAGGCTTAACAAGTATTTCACTATCAACAACATGCCCCTTGCCACATCACAATATTGGAACGGAGTCCATGGAGCAGTGCCAGGAGAGGCGGCACAAGACAAAGAAGGAATGCAAATCATGCGCACCCTTGCAAAAAATCTTGCCTGGCTAATGAAAAACACCCATGGTAAAGAGACTCCGCAGCCAGAGTCCGTCCGTGCCCGCACCAATTTCATCAGATAGGAAACATGTGACAAAACCTGTCACAACACCGCAGTATCTTTGCACCCGATAAAAGTTACACAAGTTAAAATTCGTTTATAAAATGTTAGGTGCAATCATCGGAGACATAGCGGGTTCCAAGTATGAGTTCAACAATCGCCGCAGCAAGGAGTTCACGCTCCTTGCCGATGATTGTTATTTTACAGATGATACTGTTTGTACAATTGCAACCATTGATTGGCTGCTCAAAGGAGCAAAGCTCACGGGCAATGATACCTACACCAACATTCTGCAGAGATGGTGCCTTAAATACCCGGAGCCAAAGCGCTCTTACGGAGGCAGTTTTCATAATTGGTTCAACTCCCCTAACCCACAGCCTTACAATAGTTTTGGCAATGGCGCCGCAATGCGCGTGTCACCAGTTGGCGTCTATTTTAACAATGTCAAAAACATTCTGGATTATGCGGAAGCAACGGCTGTTGTAAGCCACAACCATCCGGAGGGAATCAAAGGAGCTCAGGCAGTTGCGCTTGCAGTTTATCTTGCAAAAAGCGGGAATGGCATGAAAGAGATCAAAAGCAAAATCAGGGCGGCATTCAAATACAATCTTAATATGACCTGTACTAAACTACAGGAAACCAATATGTTTGATGAAACATGCCAAGGCACTGTGCCACAGGCTATAGTAGCATTTTTGGAGAGTACCGGTTTTGAGGATGCTATCCGCAATGCCATCTCCATTGGCGGAGACTCAGACACCATAGCTGCCATCACCGGCGGCATTGCAGAGGCTAAATACGGTATTCCTGAAGAGCTGAAAAACAGAGCATTAACCTTTCTTCCGGAGGATATGAAAATTGTGGTAGAGCTCTTTTACAAGTGAAAAATTAATTATATCGCCTATGGAATCAAGTAATGACAATCAGACTGCAAAACAGTGCTATTAGTCAAAACTTACCAAATAATTTATTTTTTATAATTTTGGACTTGATAAACAACGCCTAGAGATATGCCTAAAAGAAAGCATATAAATTTTGACTCATATATACATGGCAGTGAACCAAAAAGAAAGGAGAAAGCCCACGCATGGAGAACAGCCATTGGACTGCAGGAAGTGGATGGCCTACAAACTTCTGTTTACCTGCAAGATATTGCACGCAAGCATATTGAAGGTGATATAAATATTGAAGAAGCCAGAAAACTTATTCATAGTTATTACGAGTCAAAAACATCACACGCACAAGAGAGTCTAGATACTGAAGAAGCTGACAAAGTCTCAGCAAATATCGCTAAAATTTTGAATGAGAAGTCTTTTTCATTCTCAGCAGCAGGTTTTCTATCAATTCACAGACGTCTTTTTGAAGGCGTATTTGAATTTGCAGGCAAAATTAGGGATTATGATATCACTAAAAAGGAGTGGGTTCTTGGCGGAGCAACAGTACTCTATGTAAACTATCAAGATTTACTTAAAGCCATAGAGTATGATCTGCAGCAGGAAAATAACTTCTCCTACAAAGGGCTATCAATGGATAATATTGTAAACCACATTGTTGGATTTGTTTCAAATTTATGGCAGATTCACCCTTTTAAAGAGGGTAACACACGTACCACTGCGGTTTTTACAATTAAATATTTACGTTCCATTGGGTTTGAAGTGGACAATGATTTATTCGCAAATAATTCATGGTATTTTCGCAATGCATTAGTTCGTGCAAATTATAGAAATGTCAGTCAAGAGATTGAGCCGGATAAACGGTTCCTAATTTCCTTTTTTAGAAACTTAATGATGGGAGAGAAAACGGAACTGATCAACCGCTCCATGCTAATCAACGCTCCGGCCAATTGGAATAAAATGAGTCATCGCCCGACAAGTACCCGACAAGTACCCGACAAGTACCCGACAAGTTTTCCTGCACTGCAATCTTTAATTAAAATCTTGAATGGCAAACAATTATCAGTAAAAGAAATGTTATTTGCCATGAAATTAAAAGATCGTGAAAATTTTATGGAGAAATATCTATCCCCTGCAATGAAAGCCGGATATATCACCATGCTATACCCAGAGAGCCCAAAGCACCCGCATCAAAAATATCTGCTCACAGAAAAGGGTGTGCTACTATACAAAGAAAAAAAATTTTAAAATCTCGACGGATTATCATAGATTAATGATAACAAGGCCGTAGGCCCGCGACCATAGGGAGCGTGCAGTTTCGCGCTAAGCGCGTTAGATCACAAGGCGGTGCGGTGCACTTGTGCCGCACCGCTTGATTTTTTACTCGCGACAGAAAATGTCAAAGAGGTGTTTCATCTTTGCAGGTAATTTATTAATTTTGATACATAAACTTATGATTATGAAAAAATTATTGATGCTCTTTTTTATCTGCTTATTTACGAGCAGTTTGTTTGCACAGGTTAAGTATGCTGAGGTATATAAAAAACAGCTGAAAAACGATGTATACCAAAAATTGATTGAAGGCAATTTAGATTTTCTTCAAACTGAAAGAAATCTTAAAATAATTCTTGATTTCTCTCAAGCAGATATAAATGGAGCTACTGCTGAGCAATTCATTGACGTTATTCCCTTGGAGTCAGAATCACTTGATAATGAGGAAAAAGGGTGGAATAAAAAAACACTTAATAACGACGTGCTTAGGTATGAGTTTGTTAACAATATGAATCAAGCCTTGTCGCAACATAGATCTGGTTTGCGGATTGTAAATAACTTAGATTCAAAGTATAAGGCCACAGTTTATATAATTTCGGTCAATCGCAAAGGCGGAATTAAAGGCATTATAGATTTTACACCTAATGATTCAGATAAATCTTTAGCGAAGGTCACTTTTTCGCATTCAGGTGGGAGCCATGGTTCTATTTCTAATTTAATGGGAGATGCGCTGAAGGAAGCAGGTGAAAATCTGGGCGCATTTATAGCTAGAAAAGCGAGATAGAGGACATATTCCCCAAGCCGAAGGCCGCGACCGTAGGGAGCGTGCAGCTTCGCGCGGAGCGCGTTAGACCACAAGGCGGTGCGGTGCACTTGTGCCGCACCGCTTGATTTTTTTAAAAATTTAGATCTCTTTAATCCCGATGGATTTCAAGTAGTTGTAAGTAGTATCGTAAAACTCACATTTACGGGTAGCATCTTCATTGTTACCTTCTGGAACAACAATGCACATACCTTGGCGAGCACGAGTTAACAAAACTCTATAGGCATTTTTTTGATATAACTGCCTCTCTTCCTTATTGATATGCTGCCACTTAGAGCCTTTAAAATCATTGTGGTCCCAACCATTTGCAGTATATCTCATATCCCCATCCCAAACAATGCAACCCCAATCTAGTTCCAATCCTTGAACATCAAATTCGGTTGCTACATCTTCCATGAAATATGAAGAACGTATATCATCTTTATCATCCAAAAACCAATGAACCGGATCAGTTTGCAACTGAACTGTAATTGCAAATGGCCTCAGCCTATATGCCTGAGAAGAAACCATGACGCCATACCTCTCGTTTCCCCTAGCATGTTCCTTAATCCATTTCTTACCAGCTTCTACAGAACGTGTTAATACTATCGGATATTTAGTTAATTCTGAATAAGTTGAGGCCGCAACGTCACGGCGCAGATCCAACAATTCCTTTACAAATAAGGCAAGCTTTTCTGCCCTAAAAGAACGCATAGAAACTGATAAATGTAGAGCAGAATTATAATGGATTCTGGAAGGATTTACAATGGTTTTTAATGCCTCATCAGCAGCATACTCACTATCGTGTAAATTCGGAGAAACATAAATATCCCAATTAGAAAGTTTCTCTTCATTTAATGCATTAAACCACTCACTTATACCGGCTTCTCCACTGTTTATTTCCTGTCCACCTCCTACAAGACAAATTACTACTGCCCAATCAGAATTACGGTCTAGACAGGAAATTAAGAAGTTAGATTCAGAATAGTTGAAGTCAGACACATTCTTTTTCCTTGCCATCCATGATGACGCATAATCTTTTGTCCATGCGCGTTGAGCTTCATCAAAGATCGCAATGTGCTCTGGTGGTGGACCTTGCTTTTGAATACAATCGTCTCTAAAGTTATGTACGTTTTGAATGAACTCCTTTACAGTCACACCTGCATTGACTCTGGTTAAACGTTCTCCTTTATCTTTTGCACGTTTGATACTATCACGTATTAAAGCCTCACGCAATACTGCTACAAGCGGCCCATTCCCAGACAGATATACAGCTGGAATGCTTTTGTCTTTATCCTGTTGCTCCACCGCTACCCTTAACCCTACTAACGTCTTTCCAGCTCCCGGAACACCGGTTACAAAACAGATTGCTTTCTTATGGTTTGCCTTAGCGTCCTCTATTATATCAAATATACTCTTACAGGTATCTTCAATGTTTTTTGCTGAAGCAGCAGTACTTGTAATATTTTCAACTGTTTGGTTTTGAAACATGTATGAAGCTGCCTCTATGATTGTTGGGGTTGGTGAATAAGCACTGTTCCCCCACTCTACAGAATCTAAAGTCGCTGTCCCTAATTGTGCAGTAATTGCTCCTCCTATGACTTCTCCAAGATTATTACTGTTGCACTCAATTGGTTTGTATACCCCATCGTTGGCTATTTTGTCTTGGTATTTTTCAAATGTAAAGTATCCTAAATCAGGAGCTTGTGTGGCTATTAGGATAGGAAGTATTGTGGCATTGTGGCTTCCTTTTTGGAAGTTCTTTAAGTCTAATGCGTAGTCCCATACTTGGTCTAATCCTGCGTTTGTGTATGTGTCATTGCCGGCTTTGAATTCTAGGACGAATATTATTCCATTGATTATAAGGACTATGTCTATGCGACGGTTTAGTCTTGGTATGGAGTATTCAAAGAGGATTTGACCGGTGTATAGTGGCAGGATTTGTTTCATTAGCGCGATTTCTGTTTGCCAGGCGTCGCGTTGGGTGATGTCTATGCTGAATTCTCCGTTATTCACTAGTTGTCCCATGATCTCTGTGTCAGAGGTTGTTAGGAAGGTTGAGATGGTGGATGTGTAGAAGGAGCGATTCATAATTTATC
The window above is part of the Bacteroidales bacterium genome. Proteins encoded here:
- a CDS encoding desulfoferrodoxin; protein product: MDVKFFRCRHCGNIIAYVHSSGVKVVCCGEPMQELVPNTTDAAQEKHVPVVEVSGNNVTVTVGSVEHPMTPEHYIQWICLQTKQGNQRKELKPGEKPCACFTLCEGDEVVAAFEYCNLHGLWKK
- a CDS encoding Fic family protein, with amino-acid sequence MPKRKHINFDSYIHGSEPKRKEKAHAWRTAIGLQEVDGLQTSVYLQDIARKHIEGDINIEEARKLIHSYYESKTSHAQESLDTEEADKVSANIAKILNEKSFSFSAAGFLSIHRRLFEGVFEFAGKIRDYDITKKEWVLGGATVLYVNYQDLLKAIEYDLQQENNFSYKGLSMDNIVNHIVGFVSNLWQIHPFKEGNTRTTAVFTIKYLRSIGFEVDNDLFANNSWYFRNALVRANYRNVSQEIEPDKRFLISFFRNLMMGEKTELINRSMLINAPANWNKMSHRPTSTRQVPDKYPTSFPALQSLIKILNGKQLSVKEMLFAMKLKDRENFMEKYLSPAMKAGYITMLYPESPKHPHQKYLLTEKGVLLYKEKKF
- a CDS encoding flavodoxin family protein, with translation MKALLINGSPHNNGNTAFALTEIGNELNKNGIDYEIIGIGNKPVMGCIACNKCAEKGDCVFQDEAFKKIRAAAIEADAIVIGSPVYYAGPNGALCAILDRLFYSSSDLLMYKPGAAVAVCRRSGDTATLDRLNKYFTINNMPLATSQYWNGVHGAVPGEAAQDKEGMQIMRTLAKNLAWLMKNTHGKETPQPESVRARTNFIR
- a CDS encoding DUF2075 domain-containing protein, encoding MKQILPLYTGQILFEYSIPRLNRRIDIVLIINGIIFVLEFKAGNDTYTNAGLDQVWDYALDLKNFQKGSHNATILPILIATQAPDLGYFTFEKYQDKIANDGVYKPIECNSNNLGEVIGGAITAQLGTATLDSVEWGNSAYSPTPTIIEAASYMFQNQTVENITSTAASAKNIEDTCKSIFDIIEDAKANHKKAICFVTGVPGAGKTLVGLRVAVEQQDKDKSIPAVYLSGNGPLVAVLREALIRDSIKRAKDKGERLTRVNAGVTVKEFIQNVHNFRDDCIQKQGPPPEHIAIFDEAQRAWTKDYASSWMARKKNVSDFNYSESNFLISCLDRNSDWAVVICLVGGGQEINSGEAGISEWFNALNEEKLSNWDIYVSPNLHDSEYAADEALKTIVNPSRIHYNSALHLSVSMRSFRAEKLALFVKELLDLRRDVAASTYSELTKYPIVLTRSVEAGKKWIKEHARGNERYGVMVSSQAYRLRPFAITVQLQTDPVHWFLDDKDDIRSSYFMEDVATEFDVQGLELDWGCIVWDGDMRYTANGWDHNDFKGSKWQHINKEERQLYQKNAYRVLLTRARQGMCIVVPEGNNEDATRKCEFYDTTYNYLKSIGIKEI
- a CDS encoding ADP-ribosylglycohydrolase family protein codes for the protein MLGAIIGDIAGSKYEFNNRRSKEFTLLADDCYFTDDTVCTIATIDWLLKGAKLTGNDTYTNILQRWCLKYPEPKRSYGGSFHNWFNSPNPQPYNSFGNGAAMRVSPVGVYFNNVKNILDYAEATAVVSHNHPEGIKGAQAVALAVYLAKSGNGMKEIKSKIRAAFKYNLNMTCTKLQETNMFDETCQGTVPQAIVAFLESTGFEDAIRNAISIGGDSDTIAAITGGIAEAKYGIPEELKNRALTFLPEDMKIVVELFYK